One Novipirellula galeiformis DNA segment encodes these proteins:
- a CDS encoding WcaF family extracellular polysaccharide biosynthesis acetyltransferase has translation MHEHHPSQMPTANAHAEKFMMAESRVRNDQFDRSKNFTRGASTFAFLIWCVLKCFVFLSPLPWPSRFKVACLRLFGAEIGRDVYIKPRVNVHFPWKLKIGDCTWIGEEVCIINFEPVAIGNHCCVSQRATICAGNHDYRDPAMSYRNAPITIRDGVWVGCMAFVGPGLTIETDAVITAGSIVTDNIEAFSVIRGNPGRKIAQRYRDQPNDK, from the coding sequence ATGCACGAACATCACCCTTCGCAAATGCCCACCGCTAACGCGCACGCCGAGAAATTTATGATGGCTGAGAGCCGAGTCCGTAATGACCAATTTGATCGAAGCAAGAACTTTACGCGTGGTGCAAGTACCTTTGCATTCTTGATTTGGTGCGTCCTAAAATGCTTTGTCTTCCTGTCACCGCTTCCTTGGCCCTCTAGGTTTAAAGTAGCGTGCCTTCGACTGTTTGGGGCTGAGATTGGTCGCGATGTCTATATCAAACCTCGAGTCAACGTCCACTTTCCTTGGAAACTGAAAATTGGGGACTGCACCTGGATTGGCGAAGAAGTTTGCATCATTAATTTTGAGCCGGTTGCGATTGGCAATCATTGCTGCGTTTCGCAACGAGCAACTATCTGTGCGGGGAACCACGACTATCGGGATCCTGCAATGAGTTATCGCAATGCCCCAATTACCATTCGCGACGGAGTGTGGGTGGGATGCATGGCGTTTGTGGGGCCGGGGTTAACGATTGAAACCGATGCAGTCATTACGGCGGGATCGATTGTCACGGATAACATCGAGGCTTTTTCGGTCATACGGGGCAATCCTGGACGCAAAATTGCGCAGCGCTACCGAGATCAGCCGAATGACAAATAG
- a CDS encoding acylneuraminate cytidylyltransferase — translation MANSTVALIPLRGGSQGIPGKNVKPIAGKPLCRWSLEAACESSLIDRVFVSTDSEKIKQIVNSFELPIEIVDRPAEYATNTASTESVMIDFANRIDFKTLVTIQATSPLTTASDLDRAIGTLRSEAYDSMVTGVIEKRFVWSPDGKPLNYDPVHRPRRQDWKGTLVENGAFYITRREILEHYQCRLGGKIGVFEMEPRTAFEIDEPDDWAVCESLLRRRAFEGDYVEVLRGIQLVICDVDGTLTDGGMYYDANGEALKKFNTRDAHGLSLLRNQGIEVAIVTRENSAVAAARAKKIGIPIHLGVMDKGTFLATLCDQHDVSPSNVAMIGDDFNDIEIMQRSAFSACPADAVKQVRQIASYVATLPGGSGAVREICEVLIESR, via the coding sequence ATGGCTAATTCAACCGTTGCACTGATTCCTCTTCGCGGTGGATCGCAGGGAATTCCCGGCAAAAACGTCAAACCAATCGCGGGAAAGCCGCTCTGTCGCTGGTCGCTTGAAGCGGCTTGTGAGAGCTCGCTCATCGACCGGGTCTTCGTTTCGACGGACAGTGAAAAGATTAAGCAAATTGTCAACTCTTTTGAGTTGCCTATTGAGATCGTCGACCGTCCCGCTGAGTACGCGACCAATACGGCTTCCACTGAATCCGTGATGATCGATTTTGCAAATAGGATTGATTTCAAGACGCTCGTAACGATCCAAGCCACATCGCCGTTGACCACCGCGAGCGACTTGGATCGGGCAATTGGCACGCTTCGTTCCGAAGCCTACGACAGCATGGTGACGGGCGTCATTGAAAAACGATTTGTGTGGAGCCCCGACGGTAAACCGCTCAACTACGATCCCGTTCACCGTCCGCGTCGCCAGGACTGGAAAGGCACGTTGGTAGAAAACGGTGCGTTCTATATTACGCGTCGAGAAATCCTCGAACATTACCAATGCCGTCTTGGAGGCAAAATCGGTGTCTTTGAAATGGAACCCCGCACCGCGTTTGAAATCGATGAACCGGATGATTGGGCGGTTTGCGAATCACTGCTTCGACGCCGCGCTTTCGAAGGTGACTATGTCGAAGTACTACGAGGCATCCAGTTAGTCATCTGCGATGTCGATGGTACGTTAACCGATGGCGGAATGTATTATGACGCCAACGGTGAAGCGTTGAAGAAATTCAACACACGAGACGCCCATGGGTTGTCGCTGTTAAGAAACCAGGGAATCGAAGTCGCCATTGTCACGCGAGAAAACTCCGCGGTGGCTGCAGCACGAGCCAAGAAGATTGGCATCCCTATCCATCTGGGGGTAATGGACAAGGGGACGTTTTTGGCAACGCTATGTGATCAACACGATGTGAGCCCCTCAAACGTCGCGATGATTGGAGATGATTTTAACGATATTGAGATCATGCAACGATCCGCGTTTTCAGCGTGCCCGGCAGACGCAGTCAAGCAGGTCCGGCAGATTGCATCTTATGTGGCAACCCTACCAGGCGGCAGTGGCGCGGTTCGGGAAATTTGTGAAGTTCTGATCGAGAGCCGATAA
- a CDS encoding N-acetylneuraminate synthase family protein, with translation MLIAEVGCNHKGEMEIAHELIKMASVFCQVDVIKFQKRTNRELLSPQEYDRPHPNPHNSYGETYGQHRDFLEFDVNQHRQLKEWCEHFEVEYSTSVWDLTAAQEMVQLSPKLLKVPSACNVDFEMAGFLCDSFAGEIHVSMGMSTRAEESKIVEFYEKKGRGKDLVIYACTSGYPVPFEDLGLYEIRRLIEDYGTNVKAVGFSGHHLGIAADIAALALGATVFERHFTLDRTWRGTDHAASLEPDGMRRLARDLRSVGKGLTYKSEEILPIEKVQREKLKRKVNG, from the coding sequence ATGTTAATTGCTGAAGTCGGGTGCAATCACAAAGGCGAGATGGAGATCGCTCACGAGCTGATCAAAATGGCAAGTGTTTTTTGCCAAGTCGACGTAATCAAGTTCCAAAAACGCACCAACCGTGAATTGTTGTCGCCACAAGAGTATGACCGCCCCCACCCCAATCCCCACAATAGTTACGGGGAAACCTACGGTCAGCATCGTGACTTCCTCGAATTCGATGTTAATCAACATCGCCAGTTGAAAGAGTGGTGCGAGCACTTTGAGGTGGAATATTCGACCTCGGTCTGGGATCTCACCGCTGCGCAGGAAATGGTGCAACTGTCTCCCAAGCTGTTGAAGGTCCCTTCGGCCTGTAATGTCGATTTTGAAATGGCGGGATTTTTGTGTGATTCCTTCGCCGGTGAAATCCATGTTTCGATGGGCATGTCGACTCGCGCGGAGGAATCCAAAATTGTTGAATTCTACGAGAAGAAGGGTCGCGGAAAGGACTTGGTAATTTATGCCTGCACCTCGGGTTACCCTGTGCCGTTCGAAGATCTCGGACTCTACGAAATTAGGCGACTGATTGAGGATTACGGAACCAACGTTAAAGCCGTGGGGTTCTCGGGACATCACCTCGGAATCGCAGCGGACATTGCGGCGTTGGCGCTGGGCGCCACTGTATTTGAGCGTCACTTCACGCTGGATCGAACTTGGCGGGGCACCGACCATGCCGCCAGTCTCGAACCGGACGGGATGCGACGTCTTGCGCGTGACCTCAGGAGTGTGGGCAAAGGCTTGACCTACAAATCGGAAGAAATTTTGCCGATTGAAAAAGTCCAACGCGAAAAGCTGAAGAGGAAAGTGAATGGCTAA
- a CDS encoding glycosyltransferase family 4 protein: MKILIVSNLFAPDFCGGAAQFTDLAKGLLQRGHEVEVFTAFPYYPEWVKKSDYGFFALKPERVDGVNVVRHGLYVPGNPSRLVPRLCYELSFAVVLFRSLFRGSRSDVTIVFCPLLGAVIFAVVRKLLRRELLWINIQDIPTDASIAAGISKPGVFQSIAQSFQRWLFRRGNAISTISNAMQSRLEELIGPDRTIDVCSNWLISEYKPLKNDEKVFVADASKKTIDLLYCGNIGHKQGLLEFCSALHETEIDFRFQIRGDGAAMDKLRQWINEKSDRRFELKGFLDDQEFVSAIAATDLFVLTEKPGSGFSFIPSKLIPAISIGTPLLVISDATSPLGQETIEHRLGLHCSWEDIDRLPCRVSELSHLKMQTFSANCLSRAVYYTREAALDRYETVLNRLHG; this comes from the coding sequence ATGAAGATTCTCATCGTATCCAATCTATTCGCTCCTGATTTCTGTGGTGGCGCTGCTCAATTCACGGATTTGGCCAAAGGTCTACTCCAGCGTGGCCATGAGGTCGAAGTCTTTACTGCATTTCCCTACTACCCCGAGTGGGTAAAAAAATCGGATTACGGTTTCTTCGCGTTGAAACCTGAGAGGGTCGACGGAGTGAACGTCGTTCGGCATGGGCTTTACGTGCCAGGCAATCCCTCGCGATTGGTCCCCAGGTTGTGTTATGAGTTGTCCTTCGCGGTCGTATTGTTCCGAAGTCTGTTTCGTGGTTCGCGAAGTGATGTCACGATCGTGTTTTGCCCCCTTCTCGGTGCCGTCATCTTTGCCGTTGTACGCAAGCTGTTGCGTCGCGAGTTGCTGTGGATCAATATTCAAGATATCCCAACCGACGCATCAATCGCAGCGGGGATATCAAAGCCTGGAGTGTTTCAATCGATTGCTCAATCCTTTCAACGATGGCTTTTTCGTCGCGGTAACGCAATCTCTACGATTAGCAACGCAATGCAATCACGGTTAGAGGAATTAATTGGGCCTGATCGAACTATCGACGTCTGCTCGAATTGGTTGATTTCCGAATACAAACCATTGAAAAATGACGAAAAAGTATTTGTCGCAGACGCCTCAAAAAAGACGATCGACTTACTTTACTGTGGAAACATCGGACACAAGCAAGGGTTGCTCGAGTTCTGCAGTGCACTCCACGAGACTGAAATTGATTTTCGGTTTCAAATCCGCGGCGATGGCGCTGCGATGGATAAGCTGAGGCAATGGATTAACGAAAAATCGGATCGCCGTTTTGAACTCAAGGGATTCTTGGATGATCAGGAATTTGTTTCGGCCATCGCGGCAACCGACTTGTTTGTACTGACTGAAAAGCCTGGATCGGGTTTTTCATTTATACCGAGCAAGTTGATCCCTGCGATCTCAATCGGCACGCCGTTGCTGGTGATATCCGATGCTACGAGTCCTCTGGGGCAGGAAACGATTGAACATCGGCTCGGTCTGCACTGTAGTTGGGAAGACATTGATCGGCTGCCCTGTCGTGTCTCCGAACTAAGCCATCTCAAAATGCAGACCTTTTCTGCAAATTGCTTATCACGAGCGGTCTACTACACGCGTGAGGCTGCTCTTGATCGCTACGAGACCGTGTTGAATCGCTTGCACGGATGA
- a CDS encoding exopolysaccharide biosynthesis polyprenyl glycosylphosphotransferase — protein sequence MQIEHTPELHCDTPVTEAVSTVDATVSQKPSVEEILRAHTAVRPSRRLSVAYAMQSFITGIPLLMIDLAVTSSCLVTTALLVDIYYVGQPFHPGTWNQLPAILVLQWLFLSLHQLYPGVGVGNVFELRGLTRATVCSFILLALLNAWFGELPRYEFASFVISGTLVCVLLPFARWMGRRALAKTTWWGLRVLVLGDRFSALQTCQELSQNLNWGFRPIGYGCDSDDQKKRWGPDELYAGPITDGVETAIRHRAPVIVIASGEADLSWVIERLAFQCPAVVSFQSMKSPLLCNNPFQSPCTFATHFNSPLLKLVPRLFKRFCDLAICVPAILLLCPIAFLIGYLIRRGDPGPVFFGHERVGQHGKKFRAWKFRSMVVDAENVLQEYLQKHPELKAEWEADHKLRDDPRVIRGIGTLLRKWSIDEFPQLWNIVKGEMSLVGPRPIIEAEIAKYSEGYFAYSHMVPGLTGLWQVSGRNDTTYAERVKLDGFYARNWSPWLDIWILVRTPYAVLKSDGAY from the coding sequence ATGCAAATCGAACATACCCCTGAACTGCACTGCGACACGCCGGTCACGGAAGCGGTTTCAACGGTTGACGCCACCGTTTCGCAAAAGCCTAGTGTGGAGGAGATTTTGCGGGCTCATACGGCGGTGCGCCCGAGTCGCCGCCTCAGTGTTGCGTACGCAATGCAGTCCTTCATTACAGGGATTCCCCTGCTAATGATTGATTTAGCGGTTACGTCAAGTTGCTTAGTCACGACTGCTTTATTGGTAGATATTTATTACGTCGGGCAGCCTTTTCATCCCGGGACGTGGAACCAGCTTCCTGCAATTTTGGTTCTGCAGTGGTTATTTTTATCGCTTCATCAGCTATATCCCGGGGTCGGTGTCGGTAACGTATTTGAACTCCGAGGCCTGACTCGCGCTACCGTCTGCAGCTTTATATTATTGGCGTTACTGAACGCCTGGTTCGGGGAACTCCCGCGATACGAGTTTGCCTCGTTCGTCATCTCAGGGACGCTGGTATGTGTGCTGTTGCCGTTTGCTCGTTGGATGGGTCGCCGAGCGTTAGCAAAGACCACTTGGTGGGGACTGCGGGTGTTAGTGTTGGGGGACAGGTTTAGTGCTCTGCAAACGTGCCAAGAGCTGTCTCAAAACCTAAATTGGGGGTTTCGACCGATCGGCTATGGTTGTGATTCCGATGATCAAAAGAAGCGATGGGGGCCCGATGAGCTTTACGCTGGCCCCATTACCGACGGGGTCGAGACTGCCATTCGACACCGCGCACCGGTGATCGTCATTGCCTCAGGCGAAGCCGATCTTTCGTGGGTAATTGAGCGTCTGGCCTTCCAGTGTCCAGCGGTGGTTAGTTTTCAATCCATGAAATCGCCGCTGCTTTGTAACAACCCCTTTCAATCTCCTTGTACGTTCGCGACACATTTTAATTCGCCATTGTTAAAATTGGTTCCCAGGCTGTTCAAGCGATTCTGTGATTTGGCGATTTGTGTCCCCGCGATTCTTTTACTGTGTCCCATCGCATTTTTGATCGGCTACTTAATTCGTAGAGGTGATCCAGGGCCGGTGTTTTTTGGCCATGAGCGAGTCGGGCAGCATGGCAAGAAGTTTCGAGCCTGGAAATTTCGTAGTATGGTAGTCGATGCCGAAAATGTGCTTCAGGAGTATCTGCAGAAACATCCCGAATTAAAGGCGGAATGGGAAGCCGATCATAAGCTTCGAGACGATCCTCGCGTCATTCGAGGCATCGGAACCCTGTTGCGCAAATGGAGCATTGACGAATTCCCCCAGTTATGGAACATCGTCAAAGGTGAAATGAGTCTAGTGGGGCCGCGCCCTATTATCGAGGCCGAAATTGCGAAGTATTCCGAAGGCTATTTCGCCTATTCGCATATGGTGCCGGGATTAACAGGGTTATGGCAAGTCTCGGGACGCAACGATACGACGTATGCCGAGCGAGTGAAGCTTGACGGTTTCTACGCTAGAAATTGGTCGCCTTGGCTAGACATTTGGATCTTAGTGCGGACCCCCTATGCCGTTCTTAAGAGCGATGGGGCTTATTAG